TTTCTAGAAACAGTTGCTAAGGAACTCTTTGACCGGTGTTTGGAGTTATTGAACAGAAAGAGCGTAAGGACACGAAGTCAAAATCGAAACCCACAAAACGGGAAAGTACTAGGTTTTAGTGTGCAGAGTACTGACAAGTCATCGAAAACAGCCGACAAGTCAACTGATTCTGGCTCGAAGGaatataactgttttatatgcAGTGGTAATCATCAGATGAGCACCTGCAAAAAGTTTCTTGACATGACACCAGCAAAACGGCTAGACGTTGTGAAGGAACATAAACTGTGTTTTAACTGTCTGAACTATAGCAACCACTCTGCAAAGTTCTGCAAACAATCATCCAAGTGTAATATAGACAATTGTAAGACGAGACACTCAAAGTTGCTTCATACCTCATTTCTGGTGAAAAAGGACGGGTCACAAAAGTCAGAAACATAATCTCAACATTATGTCAAAACGTTACCGACTTCTGAAAATAAGGTAGAAGCTAACAGTAGCGCATGCGGAGGGCTCGAAAATGGAACCTCGAAAGTGTCACTTCCTATTGTAACTGTCCTTGTTCGAGGTAAAGGCCAAAGCGACTTTGTAAGAACCAATGCATTATTGGATCATGGCAGCAACAAGACTTTCTGTTCAGTTGAACTGGTGAACCAGCTTGGAATTAGTGGTCAACCTGCTTCTCTCAATTTGAAAACTCTTAATGACGGAAAGGACATGCTGGTAGAAGAAGTATATCTAGAGGTAATGAGCACTGTGGTCAAACGTAAATGTCGCGAGATACTCTGTTTGCCAAGAGTTTACGCCTTAAATGACTTTCCGGAATTACGAAGCAGTGTAGCAACATCAGCGGATGTGTATAGGTGGAACCACTTGAATGACGTCTTAGTGCCACACAGGCAAAATGTAAGTCTGCTCATCGGTCAAGACGTTCCCAAAGGATTGATGCCTATTGAAGTACGCCGCGGCAAGGATGGAGAGCCTTACGTTATAAAGACAGTGCTTGGATGGACTATTAATGGCCCGCTTGGTAACATTAGTGAGGACCTGCATATGGCATCAGCATGTCATTTTGTCTATGGCAAGTCAGATTCCGATATTAGTCTGGAGGCGAGAGTGGAACAGTTTTGGTCGATTGATACAGGCCAGGTCTTAGCAGGGAGCGTGCCAGAGTTGTCGGTCGATGATAGGAGAGTTTTGAAAGTGTGGAATGGCTCAATTAAGCTAAAGGAAGGACATTATGAGCTCAGCATTCCGTTTATTGACGAATGTCCCAACTTTCCAGACAACAAATCATTGGCATTAAAACGGCTTCTTTACCTGAAGAAACGCCTATCTGAAGATACTGATCTACACAAGAGATATACTAAAGAGGTCAACAAACTATTTGATAAAGGTTACGCTGAATGTATTCCATCAACCTGCAATACGGAAGAAGGGAAATTATGGTATCTGCCCCACCATGCTGTTTCTAATCCTAACAAGCCCGACAAGCTAAGAGTTGTCTTCGATTGTGCCGCTGAATGTAAGAACACCTCGCTAAATAAGAACGTATCGCAAGGACAGGATTTGGCAAACAAGTTGCTTGGCGTTCTGCTAAGGTTTCGCGAGCGTAACATTGCGCTTATGGCAGACATTGAAGCAATGTTCTAAGAAGTGAAAGTTCCTCCTCAGGACCGCGACGTGTTGAGGTTTCTGTGGTGAAGGACGGGGACTTGACCCAAGAACCTACAGTATATCGAATGACTGTGCATCCTTTCGGAAGTGTTTGGAGTCCAAGTTGTACGAACTTTGCTTTGAGGCATACCGCTGAGGCAAATGCTGCATCCTTTGATCCCGAGACTGTAAACACCGTGTTGAACAACTTTTACGTTGATGACTGTCTGAAGTCAGTTGATGGTGAGGAACGCGCAATAAAGCTTGTTCGTGAACTGATACATATCACCTCATTAGGAGGTTTTCGACTTACCAAGTGGGTGTCAAACAACGATGCAGTAATGGAAACTGTTGCATTAGGAGAACGAGTCTCGGAAAGGCGCAATATCGAATTGCATTGTGGATCACTGTCCATCGAAAGAGCACTTGGCGTTTTATGGAATATCGAATCCGACACTCTGGGAATCAAAATTGGAGAGAAAGATACAAACTACACACGACGAAGCGTCCTAAGCGTTACTAGTTCTGTGTATGATCCATTAGGTTTCGTCTGTCCATTCGTTCTTCAAGCGAAATAGATTCTTCAGACAGAGTGTAGGATGAACAAAGACTGGGATGACGACTTGGAGGACAAAAGTAAGAAGTCTTGGTCAAAGTGGTTAAATGAGTTGCTAAAGCTCAAGGAGTTTGAGATAGATCGTTGTCTCATGCCAGATAGTTTCAGCTATGCAGAAAGATTAGAACTACATCATTTCTGTGATGCGTCCCAGGAAGCTTATGGAGCGGTTTCTTACCTTCGCGTGGTAAACTGCAACGGGAAATTCATTGTGCGTTTCTTCTTGGAAAGTCTCGGCTTGCTCCTATAAGGAATATGGCTATACCGCGACTGGAACTTTCAGCTGTCGTGCTGGCAGTATGCGTCAGTAGTATTTTAGGCCACGAACTGGGTCTTAGAATTGACAGAAACGTGTTCTGGTCAGATAGTATGATTGTTCTACAATACATCAAGAACAAGAAGAGACGTTTCCACACATTTGTTGCAAATCGCGTCGCGATCATACATGATGGATCTTCGCCTGAGAGTTGGAGACACGTTGACGGAAGTCTGAACCCCGCTGGCGACGCTTATAGAGGGCAAAACGTCTCAGAAATGGTTACAAAGAAACGGTGGAAACAGGGGCCGGATTTCCTGTGGCAGAATGAGTCTGAATGGCCAGAACTTCCGACATGCTCAGATATCTCTCCCGATGATACGGAAGTTCGCGCGCTGAAGCTAAGTCTTGTCTAAGTCAGATGGCCCAATAGATAGATTTTTGACACACTACTCATCATGGCACCGTCTAAAGAAGGCTGTAGTTTGGCTTTTGAAGTACAAGGATTATCTTCGTAAGAAAACCGTAACAGGCTGTATTTCTGTGGAGGATCTCAGGGACGCCGAGATTGTGATATTTCGATACATGCAGCAACAAACGTTTGGCGAAGAACTGTCTGTTTTGAAATCTAGTCGAGGAAAGATTAGTAAAAAGAGCCGTATATATGCACTAGAGCCAGCCTTGGAACTTGGTGGCCTTCTTCATGTAGGTGGAAGATTGTTATCTGCTCCTATTGCAGACTCCGCGCAGCATCCTGTAATTCTTCCAAGAGATCATTACGTCACCAAACTCATTGTTCGACATACCCATGAGATCGAGAGCAGACATTCTGGAAGGGAACATGTGCTCTCTGTTCTGAGGCAAAGGTATTGGATCCCAAAATGTCGTCCATTGATAAATGCCATCCTACGTAATTGCGTGACTTGCACAAGAGCAGTGTCAGGATCTCAAAAAATGGCAGGACTTCCCCCTGATCGAGTACGTCCTGTCAGGCACCATTCACATCTGTAGGAATAGACTGTTTCGGACCTTTTTACGTGAAAAGGGGCCGGAGCCAGGAAAAGAGATATGGATGTATCTTTACGTGTCTAGCAATGCGTGCGGTGCATATTGAAAAGCTGCATTCCCTTGAAGCAGATTCCTTTATCAACGCGTTAATACGCTTCATGTCTCGACGGGGAGTTCCGGAACTTATTCGGTCAGACAACGGAACCAACTTTGTTGGCGGAGAAAAGGAGCTGAGAACTTCTATAAGACAGTGAACAGAGCATGTAAACACAAAGGAATACCTTCTGTTACGGAACATCAAATGGGAATTTAACCCTCCAGCAGCTTCGCATATGGGCGGAGTATGGGAAAGGCAAATACGCTCCGTGAGAAAGGTTCTTAATGTCATCTTGCGCAATCAGGTTCTTGATGATGAACGCTTGGACACCGTATTCTGTGAGGCGGAATCTATTGTTAATACGCGTCCTCTTACATATGTATCCGACAACCCAAATGACTTGGATCCACTGACACCTAATCACTTGTTGCTGCTTCGCCCAAACAACGTAGTTCCAATGGGGATATTCAAACAGCAGGACCGTTACGGACGGCGTTGGAAGCAAGCGCAATATTTAGCAGACCAGTTCTGGGAAAGATGGCTCGCGGAGTATCTTCCAACATTGCAGCTTCGGAAAAAGTGGAAAACCGAAAAGGAGAACTTTCGAATTGGAGACATCGTTTTAGTGATGGACGAGTCTACACATCGTACGAACTGGCCTCTTGGCCGCGTTGTGGAGACATTTCCGGGAAAGGATTGTCTCGTTCGGAGTGTTAAACTAAAAACGAAGTCGACCGTTCTTATTCGTCCGGTACATAAGTTGTGCCACTTGGAGCTTTCCAGAACATAGACCACAACCGCGATTTGGTTGAACTTTTCTGATACTAACATTGAACATTTATCTTGTTAAGTTAAATGACGTGTTTTTGAGAGATTTGCAACGTATAGGGTTAAAAGCCATAATAATGCCCGTTCGGGAGTGTACAACGTGCTCTGCTCTGCAAATCTTTTCATTCTTTTTGGATTTTATTTCTTGTATAATGAAAATAAGTAATTGTAGTATTATGTTTGTAtagtattttgtttgaaatgctCATTGTTATAGTACTCGCATTTAGGGGCCGGTATGTTACCGATAAGTAACGGTAATTTAGTAAAATTCCGGTTTCGTCCCGGTACCCGGTCGGTGATTAGTAACGCCGCGAGGTAGTGACGTGGGAATATTATGGGATGGACGGCATGGCGTAACAGGAAAACAACGCTGAGAAGAGTAAAGATGGAGTTTGATAAGCTTCCTAACTATGGGACATAATCGTTGGTGCACAGGTTATTTGTACCTATAAGGCACAAACTGTTGATAACATCTAGTAATGAAGTAGCACAGGTAGGCTcgttatttttaatattgatgTCGGTATTGGCCAAGCATTGTTGGCAGCCTGCGGTATGTACTACCTGGAATGTGAATTTGTTACGGCGAACTGTTCAATAAATGTGTGCTTTTAGCGTTACATACCTCGTgcgttatatatatgtgtgtatgctGTATAATCACTGGCGACTAATGGTCCACTAcacatagtaaaactgaaggcagctcagaggagAATAAATCTGAACCAATTACAGGCCTGAATCACTGGCGACTAATGGTCCACCACAGCTGTACAAATAACCTACATGACCTACGCCTACGTAGTGaagaaaaataatgtgaaaCATGAACAatgaataacatttattttgaatgaACTGGTATGTTGAATCATATGTAAGCACGTTCGTCAGTGAGATATAGGATTCCCCCACTCACATAGAATTGAACTGTTAATACAAATACTAGCACTGATTACTATTCGTAACAGTGTGTGCTATGGCTATGGAAACAAaatctaagggagataaccctcGTGACACAGAATCGGGTAGGCAAAGGGTACCTAGCACGAAGA
This genomic window from Argopecten irradians isolate NY chromosome 11, Ai_NY, whole genome shotgun sequence contains:
- the LOC138334610 gene encoding uncharacterized protein, whose translation is MKPNEGYKQARKLLKERFGNNFMVAEAWIKQITEGDPIRTNNPQGVRDLADDVKACVEALRAMDMLEEIDSRCRMVKLVSRLPLYIQGRWRKEAQRTVEITGKYPHIVKFTSFLETVAKELFDRCLELLNRKSVEANSSACGGLENGTSKVSLPIVTVLVRGKGQSDFVRTNALLDHGSNKTFCSVELVNQLGISGQPASLNLKTLNDGKDMLVEEVYLEVMSTVVKRKCREILCLPRVYALNDFPELRSSVATSADVYRWNHLNDVLVPHRQNVSLLIGQDVPKGLMPIEVRRGKDGEPYVIKTVLGWTINGPLGNISEDLHMASACHFVYGKSDSDISLEARVEQFWSIDTGQVLAGSVPELSVDDRRVLKVWNGSIKLKEGHYELSIPFIDECPNFPDNKSLALKRLLYLKKRLSEDTDLHKRYTKEVNKLFDKGYAECIPSTCNTEEGKLWYLPHHAVSNPNKPDKLRVVFDCAAECKNTSLNKNVSQGQDLANKLLGVLLRFRERNIALMADIEAMF
- the LOC138334611 gene encoding uncharacterized protein; this translates as MTVHPFGSVWSPSCTNFALRHTAEANAASFDPETVNTVLNNFYVDDCLKSVDGEERAIKLVRELIHITSLGGFRLTKWVSNNDAVMETVALGERVSERRNIELHCGSLSIERALGVLWNIESDTLGIKIGEKDTNYTRRSVLSVTSSVYDPLGFVCPFVLQAK
- the LOC138334612 gene encoding uncharacterized protein → MAIPRLELSAVVLAVCVSSILGHELGLRIDRNVFWSDSMIVLQYIKNKKRRFHTFVANRVAIIHDGSSPESWRHVDGSLNPAGDAYRGQNVSEMVTKKRWKQGPDFLWQNESEWPELPTCSDISPDDTEVRALKLSLV